The Candidatus Denitrolinea symbiosum DNA window GCTGCCCTTCTTCGATCTCGCCAGCGCCGACGCGGTCGTCTCCTTTGGCGCCAACTTCCTCGAGACCTGGATCTCGCCCGTCGCGTACACGCGCGGATATTCCACGATGCGCAAGGGACGGAACGGCAAGCGCGGCTACTTTGCCCAATTTGAGCCGCGGATGTCGCAGACCGGCGCGACAGCCGACCGCTGGGTCGCGCTTCGCCCCGGGACCGAGGGACTGGTTGTCCTCGCCCTCGGCCGGCTCGCGGCCGAAGCGCGCGGCGGGGCCATCCCCGCGGCCTTTGCCTCCGTGGTCGCGGCCGACGCCGCGGAAAAGGCCGGCGTGGAGCTCGCGGCCCTGCAGGCCGTCGCGGCCGAGATCGCGAAGGCGGCTTCCCCGCTCGCCGTCGTGGGCGGGGCCGCGCTCGCGCACACCAACGGCATGGACACCGCCCAGGCGGTCTACGCTTTTAACGCGGCCTTCTCCGCCTCGTTCTTCCTCTCCCCGCTCGCCCCCGGCGAAGACGCATACCACCGTCCCGCCTCGGCGCAGGAAATGGCGGAGTTCGTCCGAAAACTGGAGGCGGGCTCGGTGAAGGCGCTGTTCATCCACGGCGTAAATCCCGCCTTTGAATTGCCCAGGTCGCTCGGCTTCGAAGCGGCTCTCCAGAAGGTGGAAACGGTCGTCTCGTTCGCCACCTTCCCCGATGAGACCGCCCTGCTCGCCGATTACATCTTCCCCGACCATCAGGCCCTCGAAAGTTTCGGCTATCAGCGCGCCTACACCGGCGCGGGCGCTTCCGTCCTTTCGGGGATGCAGCCCGTCGTCTCTCCCTTCGTGGACACCAGGGCCACCGCCGACGTCCTGCTTGCGGCCGCGGCCCAGACGAAAAACGCCCTCCCGTACGCGGACGAGTATGCCTTCATTCAGGGCCGGCTCCAGCAGTTCCTTCCCGTGACGGACGGATCGTTTGCCGCCCCCGACATCAACGCTTTCATGGCTTACTTCCAGCAGCATGGCGGCTGGTGGAAAGCGGCGGAGCTCGTCGCGCCGAGCGCCTCCGGCAGCGCGGCGACCGCCTCCGCAGCCGAGTTCGAGGCGGGCGACTTCTTCCTCGTCCCGTTCGTCTCGCCGACGCTGGGCGAGGCGGGCGCGAACAAACCCTGGCTTCAGGAAGTCCCCGACCCGACGACCACCGTCATGTGGAACACATGGGTGGAGATGAACCCGAAGACCGCCGCCGAGTTGGGCATCGAAGACGACGACGTGATCAGGGTCGTCAGCGCGGCCGGGGCGGTGGAGGTCCCCGTGTATTTGTACCCGGCCATCCGTACGGATACGATCGCCATTCCGTTCGGGCAGGGACATACCGCCTACGGTCAGTTCGCGGCCGGGCGCGGAGTCAATCCCGCCGACCTGTTCGGCGCGAAGTTCAACGCCGCGGGCGACCTTGCGTATGCGGGGATCAAAGTCCGTATCGAGAGAACGGGCAGGAAGCAACCCCTTTCCCGCCTGGAAAGCAGGATCGGCGTTTATGGCGAAGGCATGGGCGAATAAGAGGAGCAAATGATGATTGATTTGAATATCGTCGGCGCGAAAGGCGCCATCGCGGAAGAAGCCGAGGGCAAATGGGGCATGGTCATAGACCAGGACCTTTGCACCGGCTGCCAGGCCTGCGTGGCGGCCTGCGCTATGGAGAATAACATCGCCTTTGTGGGCGAGGAGGATTCAGGCTATGGGCGCTCCATGCACTGGATCCGTATCGAGCGCTTCTGGGAGGGCGAATATCCCAACGTGAAGATGACGCGCTACCAGCCCATGATGTGCCAGCAGTGCGGTCACGCTCCCTGCGAGCCGGTCTGCCCGGCGTTCGCCACCGTCCATTCGCAGTCCCAGCAGGTCAACCTGCAGGTGTACAACCGCTGCGTCGGCACGCGCTATTGCGCCAACAACTGCCCGTACCAGGTCCGTTCCTTCAACTGGCGAGATTACGCCGACGAGCGCATAAACGCCGCCATCCGCACGTTGAAGAACCAATATAACCCCGACGTGACCGTGCGCCGCCGCGGCATCATGGAAAAATGCACGTTCTGCATCCAGCGCATCCACAAGGCGGAGGACAAGGCCAAGTCGGAGGGACGCGAAGTCGTCGACGGCGAATTCACCACCGCCTGCGCGCAGGCCTGCCCCGCGGACGCGATCGTCTTCGGGCGCATCGACAACCCCGAAAGCCTGGTCGCGCAGCTGACGCGTCAGAGAGACGGCGTCCGCCATCTTGAAGAACTTGGCACGCTTCCGCGTGTGACCTATTTTGCAGGAGGGCAGTGATGTCCGACACACAACCGCATCTCACCCATGCCCAGGAGCATGAGGCCAAACTCCGCGAAGAACATTTGATGCTCGACCCGCTGCCGCGCGGCCGGATGAACGAAATGGTGATGGAGTCTATGCGCGCCACCACCTGGAAATTCTGGCTCGTGTTCGCGATCCTCAGCGTCATCGTCGCCTGGGGCCTGTTCTATTCGTGGGGAAAAATGATCCTGGAAGGCCTCGGCATCGCGGGCGTCAACCGGCCGTCTTACTGGGGCATCTTCCTCGTCAATACCGTGTTCTGGATCGGCATCAGCCATGCCGGCACCTTCATCTCGGCCATCCTGCGCGTGTTCAAAGCCGAGTACCGCCGCCCGTTCACGCGCGCCGCGGAATTGATGACGACCTTCGGCCTCGTCCAGGCTGGCTTCAGTATCTTCATGCACATGGGACGCGTCTGGCTTTCGTACTGGCTGTTCCCCTATCCCAACCAGCGCGGACTGTGGCCGAACTTCCATTCGCCGCTTTCGTGGGATCTGCTGGCAATCACCACCTACCTGCTGGCCTCCACGATGTACCTCTTCCTGCCGCTCATCCCCGACCTGGCGATGGCGCGCGACCGCTCCACCGGCTGGCACAAGACCCTCTACAAGATCCTGGCGCTCGGCTTTCGCGGCACAGAAGGCGAATGGGCCCACCTGCGCAACGCCATGAACATTTTCGCGTGGGCGATCATCCCGGTCATGTTTTCCGTCCACACCATCGTTTCGTGGGACTTCGCCGCGGCCACCCGCCCCGGCTGGAGTTCCACCATCTTCGGCCCCTACTTTGTCGTCGGCGCGCTGCATTCCGGCATGGGCGCGGTTGTAATGGTGCTGGCCGTGGTGCGCGGGACGATGAAACACATGAAATACTTCATTCGCCCCGAGCATTTCGAAGCCATCGGCAAACTCATGCTCATCATCTCCATGACCTGGGTGTACTTCTTCTTCAACGACTACATCGTGCAGTGGTACGGCGGCGACAAGTGGACGCAGCAACTGCTCCACTTCCACGAAGCCGGCCCCATGGGCTGGATGTGGTTCGGCATGTTGTTCTTCAACATGATCCTCCCCTGGGCCGTGTTGTGGAATCGCAAATGGCGTTCCACGCCGTGGCTCCTCTTTGTGACCGGGCTTGGCATCAATGTCGGCATGTGGTTCGAACGTTACATCATCATCCCCGTTTCGCTCACCATCAACCGTATGCCGTTCACCTGGCGTATGTATCAACCGGGCGTCGAAATCCCCCTGGGCATCGGGACGCTGGCGTTCTTCATCCTGCTCTACATGGCGGCTTCCAAGCTGATCCCGCTTGTCCCGGTTTGGGAAGTGCAGGAAGGCCAGATGGCCCACTCGTTCAAGACGTACGGACGCGAGACGGTAGTGACCGTCAGCGAGTTGGAATAGGAGGCGCGACATGTCCGATAACCCTGCCATCCTGGCGATCTTCGCGGACCTCGACCCGGCCGCGGACGCCATCGAGCAACTCCGCCGTCTCGGCATTCACGACAACCACATGAACGTCATCTCCGGCGTACCCATCACCGAGGCCATGCTGGGCCGCCCAAACCAGTGGACGAACGTTCCGCGCCTGGCCCTGGGCGGCGCGGGCCTCGGAATGCTGACCGGCATCTTCCTGGCCTTCGTATCGCCCGTCATGTACAGCATCCAGGTGGGGCGGCAGCCGTTCACGCCCGTCCCGCCGTCGCTCATCGTCATTTTCGAAATGACCATGCTATTCATGCTGCTGGCCACCTTCCTCGGCGTCTTCCTCGACAGTTTCTTTCCCAACTACCGCCCGATGCACTACGTTCCCGAGGTCAGCGACGGAAAGATCGCCATCCTCGTTGAATGCCCTCAGGAAGAGGGCGCCGCAATCAAAGAAGCCTTAAAGAAAATGGGCGCCGAATCCGTGCAGGAAGCGGAGGCGCAACACCTATGAGACTCTTCAAACAACTCTTGATCGTCTTTATCGCCCTGGCGTTGCTGGCCGGCGCGTTGATGGTGTTCTCCTACGACATCATCAAGATCCAGTG harbors:
- a CDS encoding 4Fe-4S ferredoxin — translated: MMIDLNIVGAKGAIAEEAEGKWGMVIDQDLCTGCQACVAACAMENNIAFVGEEDSGYGRSMHWIRIERFWEGEYPNVKMTRYQPMMCQQCGHAPCEPVCPAFATVHSQSQQVNLQVYNRCVGTRYCANNCPYQVRSFNWRDYADERINAAIRTLKNQYNPDVTVRRRGIMEKCTFCIQRIHKAEDKAKSEGREVVDGEFTTACAQACPADAIVFGRIDNPESLVAQLTRQRDGVRHLEELGTLPRVTYFAGGQ
- a CDS encoding Ni/Fe-hydrogenase 2 integral membrane subunit HybB, with translation MSDTQPHLTHAQEHEAKLREEHLMLDPLPRGRMNEMVMESMRATTWKFWLVFAILSVIVAWGLFYSWGKMILEGLGIAGVNRPSYWGIFLVNTVFWIGISHAGTFISAILRVFKAEYRRPFTRAAELMTTFGLVQAGFSIFMHMGRVWLSYWLFPYPNQRGLWPNFHSPLSWDLLAITTYLLASTMYLFLPLIPDLAMARDRSTGWHKTLYKILALGFRGTEGEWAHLRNAMNIFAWAIIPVMFSVHTIVSWDFAAATRPGWSSTIFGPYFVVGALHSGMGAVVMVLAVVRGTMKHMKYFIRPEHFEAIGKLMLIISMTWVYFFFNDYIVQWYGGDKWTQQLLHFHEAGPMGWMWFGMLFFNMILPWAVLWNRKWRSTPWLLFVTGLGINVGMWFERYIIIPVSLTINRMPFTWRMYQPGVEIPLGIGTLAFFILLYMAASKLIPLVPVWEVQEGQMAHSFKTYGRETVVTVSELE